The Desulfonatronum thiodismutans nucleotide sequence GGTGAAAAAAGCCTGCCGTGGTACAAAATTGATCATATTCGATCCTCCTAAACAAAATGTTTCCACTCCCGAAGAAGTGAAATGCCTCATAAGGATTTTTTGGCCCGAAGGAAAGGGTCCGCGATGCCCAAACCCTGAAGCCGCGACTTGGCCAGGTCCGCCTCGGCCTGCGAGCCGCGCACCGTGACCAACACCCGATACCATTGCCGATCATTGACCATTCCAGCTTCCACGGACGCCGACAGTCCCGCGGAGGCAATGCTTTGCCGCAACTCCCCGGCCTGGGCGTCGTTTTGAAACGAGGCCACCTGATAGACGAACTCGAAACGTGGCTCCCCCGTTTCCACAGGATCCGCCGCCCCGGTCTGTCCCGTCGGACTTGTCGGTCCGGGGGGGGCAACGACGACCGGAGCCGGTACGGAATCAACGGCGGCCTCTTGCTGGACCTGGGGAGCCTGCCGGGCTGGAGCCGAAACCCGCGGCGGTTCAGCTCGACGGGGCGCTTCAGGTGAGGGTTGGCTGCCCCGTTCCTGAAGCGTCTCGTGAAATCGCAGTTCCTCGGGCTGTAAGACGGTTCGCGGCGTGGAGAGCGTCGGCAGAGAGGGAGGAGGCCATCCGATTTCCGGAATCACCGACTCCGGATGGTACCCTCTGCCCACCAGAATGCCCAAAATGAATGCCCAGGCCATGACCAAGGTGCCCACCAATCCCACGCCGAGCATCCCAAAGGGGCCCAATTCAAATCTCCAGCGTTTCTTCTTTCCGCCGGAGGAAGTCGAGGGTTTGGAGTTCTTCTGCGCCATGTTCAGGACGGCCTACATCTTCTCCGGCGCGCTCACGCCCAACAATCCCAACCCGTTGCGCAACACCTGGGCCACGGCCCGGCAC carries:
- a CDS encoding SPOR domain-containing protein, giving the protein MAQKNSKPSTSSGGKKKRWRFELGPFGMLGVGLVGTLVMAWAFILGILVGRGYHPESVIPEIGWPPPSLPTLSTPRTVLQPEELRFHETLQERGSQPSPEAPRRAEPPRVSAPARQAPQVQQEAAVDSVPAPVVVAPPGPTSPTGQTGAADPVETGEPRFEFVYQVASFQNDAQAGELRQSIASAGLSASVEAGMVNDRQWYRVLVTVRGSQAEADLAKSRLQGLGIADPFLRAKKSL